GGGCTGAGATTATAGGTCCAATTGATGTTATGGGGTTTGATGGCCCAATAATTACCATCTCTGAATTTTCAATGGCATCTATTAAACCAGGGGCTGGATCAACCTCTTTGAAACTTATACCATGTACTTCTGGCTTTCCTTGGTTTTCCACCAGGAATTCATGGAATTCCATTTCACCAATATCAGTGGTTATGGTGATGTGAGATTCCTGATTACTCATGGGAATAATCCTGGACTTGATTCCCAGTTCCCTTCTTTGGATGTCAACGGCTTTGGAAAGGAGATGTTCCCTCATTAACAGGGTTTTCTGGATTTTCATGGCCCGATCACGATCTCCGATCTTGAGTGTTTCCGGACACCCAATCTCCTTTAACCGGTCATGGGTTATAAAACTATCATCCCTAACTCCATACCAAGTGTCTTCATTGATGATCCCGGCCAGGGTATAAAGTACAGTATCAACATCGGGGGCCACGTAAACTCCTGAAAAATAATCATTCTCCACGGTATTAACTATTACCGTGATATCTTCAGGGTTCACTAACTTTACCATACCCTGTAAGAGCTTGGGAGTCCCGGTTCCACCAGAAAGGATGCTAATCATTTTATCAATGTATACAAGTTAGATGATTGTAGTCAAATTTGATCTACAACGAGTTAGTTTTAAAACTTTTTTTATTTTTTTCTACCTTCAAAAAAATCATCAAAATATATAAGATTTATTCACCTTTGATGCACGTTGAGTTCCCTCAAAAGGCGATTTCTCTCTTTTTTAAGTTCTTCCAGTACCTCTGGATCGCAAGAATCCTTTTTTTCCAGGTAGGCAATAGTGGTAGTTATAGCTTCCAGTTGTGTTTCCATCTGATTAACCGGCATATAGATCAACTCATTATCAACCATTTCAACAAACATATCCTAAAACATTTTTTTTATTTATTATACTAGTCTTCAATTTTATCTCCCAAGTTCATGAATAAATTAATATCATTTGCTAATAGCAAACTAGTTACTCATTCACGGAAAACATCGAATTGTTTGGGCCTTATTAAGGGTTTTATGGTGGCAGATTCATTCCGGAGTTT
This DNA window, taken from Methanobacterium subterraneum, encodes the following:
- the cofD gene encoding 2-phospho-L-lactate transferase; protein product: MISILSGGTGTPKLLQGMVKLVNPEDITVIVNTVENDYFSGVYVAPDVDTVLYTLAGIINEDTWYGVRDDSFITHDRLKEIGCPETLKIGDRDRAMKIQKTLLMREHLLSKAVDIQRRELGIKSRIIPMSNQESHITITTDIGEMEFHEFLVENQGKPEVHGISFKEVDPAPGLIDAIENSEMVIIGPSNPITSIGPIISAHGVRKALKKAYVIGVSPIVGDKAVSGPAAKFMQAMGYEVSSLGVAGVYHDFLDRFIIDLVDGDHQEEIEKLISDVMLTQTIMTNIEDKINLARCILGENV